A DNA window from Fragaria vesca subsp. vesca linkage group LG3, FraVesHawaii_1.0, whole genome shotgun sequence contains the following coding sequences:
- the LOC101291412 gene encoding E3 ubiquitin-protein ligase UPL1-like, giving the protein MKLKRRRAVEVPPKIRSFINSVTAVPFENIEEPLKGFVWEYDKGDFHHWVDLFNHFDSFFEKHIKSRKDLQVEDNFLDSDPPFPREALLQVLRVIRIILENCTNKHFYSSYEQHLSSLLACTDADVVEACLQTLAAFLKKTVGKYSIRDASLNSKLFALAQGWGGKEEGLGLVACAVQDGCDPIAYELGCTLHFEFYALEDASELSTTEQQTQGLQIIHLPNINTHPESDLELLSKLIAEYKVPSSLRFALLTRLRFARAFGSLATRQQYACIRLYAFIVLVQANSDADDLVSFFNTEPEFVNELVSLLSFEDVVPEKIRILCLLSLVALSQDRSRQPNVLTAVTSGGHRGILSSLMQKAIDSVLSDTSKWSVVFAEALLSLVTVLVSSSSGCSAMREAGFIPTLLPLLKDTNPQHLHLVSTSVHILEAFMDYSNPAAALFRDLGGLDDTISRLQVEVSQVENGPKQQDEDSSIAGSSAQVVAGTSTEIDSMQPLYSEPLVSYHRRLLMKALLRAISLGTYAPGNTARVYGSEESLLPQCLCIIFKRAKDFGGGVFSLAASVMSDLIHKDPTCFPVLDEAGLPSTFLNAIMDGVLCSTEAITCIPQCLDALCLNNNGLQAVKDRNALRCFVKIFTSRTYLRALTSDTPVSLSSGLDELMRHASSLRGPGVDMLIEILNAISKIGHGVDASLTSTEVPSSSTPVPMETDGEERNVVMSDDRESSKMDSSEQGTEPSSDSVVGNAEQLLPDCVSNVARLLETILQNGDTCRIFVEKKGIEAVLQLFTLPLMPLSASVGQSISIAFKNFSPQHSASLARAVCSFLREHLKSTNELLVSVGGTQLSLVESAKQTKVLKQLSSLEAILCLSNILLKGTTTVVSELGAADADVLKDLGSTYREILWQISLCNDVKSDEKITAEQEQDNAEAAPSNASGRESDDDTNIPVVRYMNPVSIRNQPFWGGEREFLSVVRSGEGLHRRSTRHGITRMRGGRTGRHLEALHIDSESSSTVSEATTSQDLKKKSPDVLVTEILNKLATTLRSFFTALVKGFTSPNRRRVDSGSLSLASKTLGTALAKVYLEALSFCGHSTSAGLDTSLSVKCRYLGKVVDDMMALTFDNRRRTCYTATINNFYVHGTFKELLTTFEATSQLLWTVPYGMPTSGIDHEKNGEGSKLSHSSWLLDTLQSYCRVLEYFVNSSLLLSTTSASQAQLLVQPVAVGLSIGLFPVPREPEVFVRMLQSQVLDVILPIWNHPMFPNCTPGFVASIVSLVMHVYSGVGDVKQNRSGIAGTTNQRFMPPPLDEGTISTIMGMGFSRARAEEALRRVETNSVEMAMEWLCNHPEDPVQEDDDLAQALALSLGPETSKADNVEKSVDVLAEESCVKAPPIDDILAASVKLFQSSDTMAFPLTDLLVTLGNRNKGEDRPRVTSYLIQQLKLCPLDFSKDTSALSMLSHVIALLLSEDGSTREIAAQNGIVSVAVDILMNYKAKEEPGNELLVPKCISALLLILDNMLQSRPRISENIEETQTGSLTELSGDRASLSIPGAFLENGGLTALFGLPRSCFFPGYDTVASAIVRHLLEDPQTLQTAMELEIRQTLSGNRHGARTSARTFLTSMAPVISRDPVVFMKAVAAVCQLETSAGRTFIVLMKEKEKEKDKPKASGGEAGLSSNECVRIPENKVHDGSGKCLKGHKKIPANLTQVIDQLLEIVLKYYFPKSQEDSLNDLSSMEVDEPATKVKGKSKVDETRKVESGSERSAGLAKVTFVLKLLSDILLMYVHAVGVILKRDMELTQLRVANQLENPGQGGILHHVIHRLLPLTIDKSAGPDEWRDKLSEKASWFLVVLCGRSGEGRRRVISELVKALSSFSNIDSCSSKSIILPDKKVYAFVDLVYSILSKNSSSSNLPGSGFSPDIAKSMIDGGMIQCLTSILQVIDLDHPDAPKTVNLILKALESLTRAANASEQYFKSDETKKKSTVLNGRSDDQVTTPADDTLGHNQNISSEQDVRDAVPTEQQDQGTSQSEGNPDATPNQSGEHDMRIEVEGPLASNQPMELGMDFMREEMEEGNVLHNTDQIEMTFRVEGRADDDMGDEDDDMGDDGEDDEDDDDGEDEDEDIAEDGGGMMSLADTDVEDHDDTGLGDDYNDEMIDEDDDDFHENRVIEVRWREALDGLDHLQVLGQPGAASGLIDVAAEPFEGVNVDDLFGLRRPLGFDRRRQTSRSSFERSVTEANGFQHPLLIRPSHSGDLVSMWSAGGNSSRDLEALSSGSFDVAHFYMFDAPVLPYDHVPNNLFGDRLGGAAPPPLTDYSVGMDSLQLAGRRGPGDGRWTDDGQPQAGAHAAAIAQAVEEQFISQLRSLAPVDTPVEPHSQNSGVQEKQPDMPPSTDSQVVVDHSQQIEDQDQDRGVEAAHQVISTPEGIPSQEQVNPESFVENAVDCLQGPEPMSIQAPSLDSARNDNMDIGEGNGAAAQVGSMPAFVNSSASTRVDLQQDEVSEVPSDVNNATVEAMGQDGSSGNLVGDMPVNFGFNVSNSGDSHTMVRENVDVDMNCIDEVNQTGHSMPASENGTDDPSSQNTLIAPEANQAEQVNNETPGANAIDPTFLEALPEDLRAEVLASQQAQSVQPPPYAPPSADDIDPEFLAALPPDIQAEVLAQQRAQRVAQQAEGQPVDMDNASIIATFPADLREEVLLTSSEAVLSALPSPLLAEAQMLRDRAMSHYQARSLFGSSHRLNNRRNGLGFDRHTVMDRGVGVTIGRRAVSSITDSLKVKEIEGEPLLDANSLKALIRLLRLAQPLGKGLLQRLFLILCTHSVTRATLVRQLLDMIKPEAEGSVTGLATINSQRLYGCHSNVVYGRSQLLDGLPPLVLRRILEILTYLATNHSTVANMLFYFNFSGVPQPLSPLNMETKKDKGKEKVGEGGFSSNPVNAQDGDVPLILFLKLLNRPHFLRSTAHLEQVMDLLQVVVDTSAAKLEVHSQSERLEGNSQNLPVSETSGDGQNSHPVEPEPHQEVKPDGVGSSTSDATRSTDTYNIFLKLPESDLHNLCSLLGREGLSDKVYMLSSEVLKKLASVAVPHRKFFISELSELAHGLSASAVGELVTLRNTQMLGLSAGSMAGSAILRVLQSLCSLTSPSTNENSGLENDAEQEEHATMWKLNIALEPLWQELSDCISATETQLGQSSFCPTMSTINVGDHVQGSSSSSPLPPGTQRLLPFMEAFFVLCQKLQANHSITLQDQANVTAREVKESGGNSDPSVTKFHGCGDSQRKLDGAVTFTRFAEKHRRLLNAFIRQNPGLLEKSLSMMLKAPRLIDFDNKRAYFRSRIRQQHEQHLSGPLRISVRRAYVLEDSYNQLRMRPNQDMKGRLNVQFQGEEGIDAGGLTREWYQLLSRVIFDKGALLFTTVGNNATFQPNPNSVYQTEHLSYFKFVGRVVAKAVFDGQLLDVYFTRSFYKHILGVKVTYHDIEAVDPDYYKNLKWMLENDVSDIPDLTFSMDADEEKHILYEKNQVTDYELKPGGRNIRVTEETKHEYVDLVADHILTNAIRPQINSFLEGFNELVPRELIWIFNDKELELLISGLPEIDLDDLKANTEYTGYTVASSVVQWFWEVVKSFNKEDMARLLQFVTGTSKVPLEGFKALQGISGPQRFQIHKAYGAPDRLPSAHTCFNQLDLPEYTSKDQLHERLMLAIHEGSEGFGFG; this is encoded by the exons ATGAAGTTGAAGCGAAGGAGGGCCGTGGAAGTG CCTCCGAAAATTAGATCCTTCATCAACAGTGTCACTGCTGTTCCTTTTGAGAATATAGAGGAGCCCCTAAAAGGTTTTGTCTGGGAGTACGATAAG GGTGATTTCCATCATTGGGTTGATCTGTTCAACCATTTTGATTCTTTTTTTGAGAAGCATATAAAATCTAGGAAGGATTTACAGGTTGAGGATAATTTTCTTGACTCTGATCCTCCTTTTCCAAGAGAAGCTCTTCTTCAAGTTCTCCGTGTAATAAGAATAATTTTGGAGAACTGCACTAATAAACACTTCTACAGTTCTTATGAG CAGCATCTCTCATCTTTGCTTGCTTGCACTGATGCCGATGTGGTTGAGGCTTGCCTGCAGACTCTGGCTGCATTTTTGAAGAAAACAGTTGGAAAGTATTCCATTAGAGATGCTTCACTAAATTCAAAGTTGTTTGCTCTTGCACAAGGTTGGGGAGGAAAGGAAGAGGGTCTTGGATTAGTTGCCTGTGCGGTACAAGATGGTTGTGACCCCATTGCTTACGAGTTAGGATGCACCCTTCACTTTGAGTTTTATGCATTGGAAGATGCAAGTGAATTATCAACCACAGAACAACAGACCCAAGGTTTACAAATCATACATTTACCTAACATCAACACTCATCCAGAGTCTGATCTTGAGCTTTTGAGCAAGTTGATTGCCGAGTACAAAGTACCTAGTAGTTTGAGATTTGCTTTATTGACAAGATTGCGTTTTGCAAGGGCGTTTGGCTCTTTAGCTACTCGTCAACAGTATGCCTGCATTCGTCTGTATGCCTTCATAGTTCTTGTTCAAGCAAATAGTGATGCCGATGACCTTGTTTCTTTCTTTAACACTGAACCGGAGTTTGTCAATGAACTAGTGTCACTATTGAGCTTTGAAGATGTAGTTCCTGAGAAAATTCGAATTCTGTGTCTCCTTTCATTGGTTGCTCTTTCTCAAGATCGATCCCGACAGCCTAATGTTTTGACTGCTGTTACATCTGGTGGGCATCGTGGAATACTATCCAGCCTTATGCAGAAGGCCATTGATTCTGTCCTTAGTGATACATCAAAGTGGTCTGTTGTTTTTGCTGAGGCTCTGTTATCTCTTGTTACAGTTTTGGTTTCATCATCATCAGGTTGTTCGGCAATGCGAGAAGCTGGGTTCATCCCCACCCTTCTCCCTTTGCTTAAAGATACAAATCCACAGCACCTGCATTTGGTCAGCACATCTGTGCATATTTTAGAAGCTTTCATGGATTACAGTAATCCAGCTGCTGCATTGTTCCGGGACTTGGGGGGTTTAGATGATACCATCTCTCGCCTGCAGGTGGAAGTGTCTCAGGTAGAAAATGGTCCAAAGCAACAAGATGAAGATTCTAGTATCGCTGGGAGTAGTGCACAAGTAGTTGCAGGAACTTCCACTGAGATAGACAGCATGCAACCTCTGTATTCAGAACCTCTTGTTTCATATCATCGACGACTGCTGATGAAAGCTCTGCTGCGTGCTATATCTCTGGGAACTTATGCACCTGGAAACACTGCTCGTGTTTATGGCTCAGAGGAGAGTCTGTTGCCACAGTGCTTATGCATAATCTTTAAAAGGGCAAAAGATTTTGGTGGTGGGGTGTTTTCACTTGCAGCTTCTGTCATGAGTGATTTGATTCACAAAGATCCTACCTGTTTTCCAGTTTTAGATGAAGCAGGCCTGCCCTCTACCTTCCTCAATGCTATAATGGATGGTGTTCTTTGCTCAACCGAGGCCATTACATGCATCCCACAGTGTCTAGATGCTCTGTGTTTAAATAATAACGGTCTTCAGGCTGTCAAAGATCGCAATGCGTTGAGGTGCTTTGTGAAGATATTTACTTCAAGAACCTATTTGCGTGCTCTAACAAGTGATACACCTGTCTCCTTATCTAGTGGATTGGATGAATTAATGCGCCATGCTTCTTCATTACGTGGTCCTGGTGTGGACATGCTAATTGAGATTTTAAATGCCATTTCAAAAATTGGACACGGGGTTGATGCTTCTCTCACGTCAACTGAAGTTCCGTCTTCTTCTACTCCTGTTCCCATGGAAACTGATGGAGAAGAGAGGAATGTTGTCATGTCTGATGATAGGGAGTCATCCAAAATGGATAGTTCGGAGCAGGGAACTGAACCATCTTCTGATTCTGTAGTAGGAAATGCTGAACAATTGCTTCCTGATTGTGTAAGCAATGTTGCACGTCTTCTGGAAACTATACTTCAGAATGGTGACACTTGTCGTATATTTGTGGAGAAGAAGGGGATTGAAGCTGTCCTGCAGTTGTTTACCTTGCCTTTAATGCCTCTTTCTGCTTCAGTTGGTCAGAGTATATCTATTGCATTCAAGAACTTCTCACCACAGCATTCTGCTTCTTTGGCTCGAGCAGTATGTTCATTTTTGAGAGAGCATCTGAAATCAACAAATGAACTCTTAGTTTCAGTTGGTGGGACTCAACTTTCTTTGGTGGAATCTGCAAAGCAAACTAAGGTTTTGAAACAACTTTCCAGTCTTGAAGCTATTCTGTGTCTGTCTAATATTCTATTGAAAGGGACAACTACGGTGGTGTCGGAATTGGGTGCAGCAGATGCTGATGTATTGAAAGATCTTGGGAGCACATACAGGGAAATCCTCTGGCAAATATCTTTGTGTAATGATGTCAAGTCTGATGAGAAGATCACTGCTGAACAAGAACAAGACAATGCTGAGGCAGCTCCATCGAATGCTTCTGGAAGGGAGAGTGATGATGATACTAATATCCCAGTGGTGAGATACATGAACCCAGTCTCTATTAGGAATCAGCCCTTCTGGGGTGGAGAGCGTGAGTTCCTGTCAGTTGTTCGCAGTGGTGAAGGTTTGCACCGTCGTAGTACTCGGCACGGGATTACACGCATGAGGGGAGGAAGGACAGGCCGGCATTTGGAGGCTTTACATATTGATTCTGAATCTTCTTCCACAGTATCTGAGGCAACTACATCCCAGGATTTGAAAAAGAAAAGTCCTGATGTGCTTGTTACAGAAATTCTCAACAAGCTGGCTACCACTCTACGTTCCTTCTTCACAGCTCTTGTCAAGGGATTTACTTCACCTAATAGGCGTAGAGTTGACTCTGGATCATTGAGTTTGGCTTCAAAAACTCTTGGAACTGCCCTAGCTAAAGTGTATCTTGAGGCTCTTAGTTTCTGTGGACATTCTACTTCTGCTGGGCTTGATACTTCATTGTCAGTTAAGTGTCGATATCTTGGGAAAGTAGTGGATGATATGATGGCACTTACATTTGATAACAGACGGCGGACTTGTTATACTGCAACAATTAATAATTTCTATGTCCATGGTACCTTTAAGGAGCTGCTCACAACATTTGAAGCTACTAGTCAGTTGTTGTGGACCGTTCCATATGGTATGCCAACATCAGGCATTGATCATGAAAAGAATGGTGAAGGCAGTAAACTGTCCCATAGTTCGTGGCTGCTTGATACATTACAAAGCTATTGCCGCGTGCTGGAGTATTTTGTTAATTCTTCTTTGCTCTTATCTACAACCTCTGCATCCCAGGCACAGTTGCTTGTTCAGCCAGTTGCAGTTGGTCTATCAATTGGTCTTTTCCCTGTGCCAAGGGAACCAGAAGTTTTTGTTCGTATGCTGCAGTCTCAAGTTCTTGATGTAATACTTCCCATCTGGAACCACCCCATGTTTCCAAATTGTACTCCAGGATTTGTTGCTTCCATTGTTTCACTTGTTATGCATGTATATTCTGGTGTGGGAGATGTGAAGCAGAATCGCAGTGGCATTGCTGGCACTACAAACCAAAGATTCATGCCCCCACCACTTGATGAAGGTACAATTAGTACCATTATGGGTATGGGTTTTTCAAGGGCCAGAGCAGAAGAAGCTCTTAGGAGGGTGGAAACAAATAGTGTTGAAATGGCCATGGAGTGGCTTTGTAACCATCCCGAGGATCCTGTGCAGGAGGATGATGATCTGGCCCAGGCACTTGCTCTATCACTAGGACCTGAAACATCTAAAGCTGATAATGTTGAAAAGTCTGTAGATGTGCTGGCAGAAGAGAGTTGTGTGAAAGCTCCACCAATTGATGATATTCTTGCTGCATCAGTTAAGTTGTTTCAGAGCAGTGATACCATGGCTTTCCCATTGACAGATTTGCTTGTGACACTTGGCAATCGGAACAAAGGTGAAGACCGTCCTAGAGTTACATCTTATCTAATTCAGCAACTCAAACTTTGTCCATTGGATTTTTCTAAGGATACCAGTGCTTTGAGTATGTTATCACATGTTATAGCATTGCTGCTTTCTGAGGATGGAAGTACAAGGGAAATTGCTGCACAGAATGGTATTGTATCTGTTGCAGTAGATATCTTGATGAATTATAAGGCCAAAGAGGAGCCAGGCAATGAACTTCTTGTTCCAAAATGTATTAGTGCTCTACTGCTTATTTTGGATAACATGTTGCAATCAAGGCCCAGAATTTCTGAGAACATTGAAGAAACTCAGACTGGATCTCTGACTGAATTATCTGGAGATCGTGCTTCCTTGTCAATCCCTGGTGCA TTTCTTGAAAATGGAGGATTGACGGCTCTTTTTGGTCTTCCTAGAAGTTGTTTTTTCCCTGGATATGATACTGTTGCATCTGCTATTGTTCGCCATCTTCTTGAAGATCCGCAGACACTGCAAACAGCAATGGAATTGGAAATTCGCCAAACACTGAGTGGCAACAGGCACGGTGCACGTACTTCTGCAAGGACATTCTTGACATCAATGGCACCTGTAATCTCTAGAGATCCAGTGGTTTTTATGAAAGCTGTTGCTGCTGTTTGTCAGTTGGAGACGTCAGCAGGTAGGACATTCATTGTCTTAATGAAGGAAAAAGAAAAGGAAAAGGACAAACCTAAGGCATCTGGTGGTGAGGCTGGATTATCTTCCAATGAATGTGTCCGCATTCCTGAAAATAAAGTACATGATGGATCAGGTAAATGCTTGAAAGGTCACAAGAAGATCCCTGCTAATCTTACTCAAGTGATTGATCAACTGCTTGAAATTGTCTTGAAATACTATTTCCCAAAGAGCCAGGAAGATTCTCTGAATGACCTATCTTCTATGGAGGTAGATGAACCTGCTACCAAGGTAAAGGGTAAATCAAAGGTTGATGAGACAAGGAAAGTGGAGTCTGGATCTGAAAGATCTGCAGGACTGGCTAAGGTAACATTTGTTCTCAAGTTACTGAGTGATATTCTTCTCATGTATGTACATGCAGTTGGGGTTATACTTAAACGGGATATGGAACTGACTCAATTGCGGGTAGCTAATCAACTGGAAAATCCTGGACAAGGTGGTATACTTCATCACGTTATTCATCGATTGCTTCCACTAACCATTGATAAATCTGCTGGACCTGATGAATGGAGAGACAAGTTGTCAGAAAAAGCTTCTTGGTTCCTGGTAGTTCTGTGTGGTCGTTCTGGTGAAGGGCGTAGAAGAGTAATTAGTGAACTTGTGAAAGCTTTATCATCATTTTCAAACATTGATAGTTGTTCTTCGAAGAGCATCATATTGCCAGATAAGAAGGTTTATGCTTTTGTGGATTTGGTGTACTCTATTTTGTCGAAAAATTCATCATCGAGCAACTTACCTGGTTCTGGGTTTTCACCAGACATAGCAAAAAGCATGATAGATGGGGGAATGATTCAGTGTCTGACTAGTATCCTACAAGTGATTGATTTGGATCATCCTGATGCTCCCAAAACTGTGAATCTCATACTCAAGGCTTTAGAAAGTTTAACAAGGGCTGCTAATGCTAGTGAGCAATATTTTAAATCTGATGAGACAAAGAAAAAATCCACGGTGTTGAATGGAAGATCTGATGATCAGGTAACTACTCCAGCTGATGATACATTAGGGCATAATCAGAATATAAGCAGTGAGCAGGACGTCAGAGATGCAGTACCAACTGAACAACAGGATCAAGGAACTTCTCAAAGTGAAGGTAATCCTGATGCAACTCCGAACCAGTCAGGGGAACATGATATGAGAATTGAAGTTGAAGGGCCATTGGCTTCTAACCAACCCATGGAGCTTGGGATGGATTTCATGCGTGAAGAGATGGAAGAAGGCAATGTGTTACACAACACTGACCAAATCGAAATGACTTTTCGTGTTGAAGGTAGGGCAGATGATGACATGGGTGATGAAGATGACGACATGGGTGATGATGGTGAGGATGATGAGGATGATGATGATGGAGAGGATGAAGATGAGGATATAGCAGAAGATGGTGGCGGCATGATGTCTCTGGCTGATACTGATGTGGAAGACCATGATGATACTGGCCTGGGAGATGATTATAATGATGAGATGATTGATGAAGATGATGATGATTTCCACGAGAATCGTGTCATAGAAGTGAGATGGAGGGAAGCCCTTGATGGGCTTGATCATTTACAGGTACTTGGGCAACCTGGAGCTGCAAGTGGACTGATTGATGTTGCTGCCGAACCTTTTGAAGGGGTTAATGTGGATGACCTTTTTGGTCTACGAAGGCCGTTAGGTTTTGATCGACGTCGTCAGACGAGTAGGTCTTCCTTTGAGCGATCTGTTACAGAAGCAAATGGCTTTCAACATCCTCTCCTTATAAGGCCTTCCCATTCTGGAGATCTGGTATCCATGTGGTCAGCTGGTGGAAATTCATCCCGGGACTTAGAAGCTCTATCATCAGGGAGCTTTGATGTAGCTCATTTCTACATGTTTGATGCTCCTGTTCTTCCATATGATCATGTCCCGAACAATCTTTTTGGTGACCGTTTGGGTGGTGCAGCACCGCCACCATTGACTGATTATTCTGTAGGTATGGATTCGCTGCAGTTAGCGGGACGGAGAGGCCCAGGTGATGGCCGGTGGACTGATGATGGCCAGCCTCAAGCAGGTGCTCATGCTGCTGCTATTGCTCAGGCAGTTGAGGAACAATTTATATCCCAATTGCGCAGTCTTGCTCCTGTTGACACCCCTGTTGAACCGCATTCTCAGAATTCAGGAGTGCAGGAGAAACAGCCAGATATGCCTCCTTCAACAGATAGTCAAGTAGTAGTAGATCACAGCCAACAAATTGAAGATCAGGACCAAGACAGGGGTGTTGAAGCAGCACATCAAGTTATCTCCACACCTGAGGGTATTCCTTCCCAAGAACAAGTCAATCCAGAATCTTTTGTCGAAAATGCTGTGGACTGTTTGCAGGGACCTGAACCAATGTCAATCCAGGCACCTTCTTTGGACAGTGCACGAAATGATAACATGGACATTGGAGAGGGGAATGGCGCTGCTGCGCAAGTAGGGTCTATGCCAGCATTTGTCAACTCATCTGCAAGCACAAGGGTTGATTTACAACAGGATGAGGTTTCTGAAGTGCCTTCTGATGTCAACAATGCTACAGTAGAAGCTATGGGTCAGGATGGATCTTCAGGCAATCTAGTTGGTGATATGCCGGTAAATTTCGGCTTCAATGTGTCTAATTCAGGTGATTCTCATACTATGGTCCGAGAAAATGTTGATGTTGACATGAATTGCATTGATGAAGTAAATCAAACTGGCCATTCCATGCCTGCTTCTGAAAATGGTACAGATGACCCATCAAGCCAAAACACATTGATTGCTCCAGAAGCTAATCAGGCTGAACAAGTTAACAATGAGACTCCTGGTGCTAATGCGATTGACCCTACATTCTTGGAGGCTTTACCTGAAGATTTGAGGGCGGAGGTTCTTGCTTCACAGCAAGCTCAGTCTGTTCAACCTCCTCCTTATGCGCCACCTTCTGCGGACGACATTGATCCTGAGTTTTTAGCTGCCCTTCCGCCGGATATCCAAGCAGAAGTTTTGGCTCAACAAAGAGCACAAAGAGTTGCACAACAGGCTGAAGGACAACCTGTTGACATGGACAATGCTTCTATAATTGCTACATTTCCTGCTGATTTACGAGAAGAG GTACTTTTAACTTCTTCAGAAGCAGTGTTGTCTGCATTACCTTCTCCACTACTGGCTGAAGCTCAAATGCTAAGAGATCGAGCGATGAGTCACTATCAGGCTCGCAGCCTCTTCGGGAGCAGCCACAGGCTGAATAATAGGAGAAATGGATTGGGTTTTGACCGGCATACTGTAATGGACAGGGGTGTTGGAGTCACAATTGGCCGGAGGGCAGTTTCTTCTATTACAGATAGCTTAAAGGTTAAGGAAATTGAAGGCGAGCCACTTCTAGATGCAAATTCATTAAAAGCCTTAATAAGGCTTCTACGATTAGCGCAG CCCCTTGGTAAAGGACTCTTGCAGAGGCTCTTCTTAATCCTGTGTACACACAGTGTTACAAGAGCAACTTTAGTACGTCAATTGCTCGATATGATCAAGCCTGAGGCTGAAGGCTCAGTCACTGGATTAGCTACCATTAATTCCCAACGGCTTTATGGTTGCCACTCAAATGTTGTATATGGCAGATCTCAGTTGTTAGATG GTCTTCCTCCATTGGTGTTGCGTCGGATCCTTGAGATCTTGACTTATTTAGCTACAAATCATTCTACAGTGGCAAATATGTTATTCTATTTTAATTTCTCAGGTGTTCCTCAGCCTTTAAGTCCCTTAAATATGGAAACCAAGAAGGACAAAGGCAAAGAGAAAGTTGGAGAAGGAGGATTTTCATCTAATCCTGTCAACGCACAGGATGGGGACGTTCCCCTGATATTATTTCTGAAGCTCCTTAATCGACCTCACTTCTTGCGTAGCACTGCTCATCTTGAGCAG GTCATGGACCTGCTTCAGGTGGTTGTTGATACTTCAGCTGCAAAACTAGAGGTCCATTCTCAATCTGAAAGGCTCGAGGGGAATTCCCAAAATTTACCTGTAAGTGAAACTTCTGGAGATGGTCAGAACAGTCATCCTGTAGAACCAGAACCTCATCAAGAGGTTAAACCTGATGGTGTTGGATCATCAACTTCAGATGCAACCAGGAGTACAGATACCTATAATATTTTCTTGAAACTGCCAGAATCCGATTTGCATAATCTTTGCAGTCTTCTTGGTCGTGAGGG GCTTTCAGATAAAGTATATATGCTTTCCAGTGAGGTGCTGAAGAAGTTGGCCTCAGTTGCAGTGCCCCATCGGAAGTTTTTTATCTCAGAGCTTTCAGAATTAGCTCATGGCTTGAGTGCCTCAGCTGTTGGCGAGCTTGTCACTCTCCGGAATACACAGATGTTGGGTTTAAGTGCCGGATCTATGGCTGGGTCGGCAATCTTACGTGTACTGCAATCACTTTGCTCACTCACTTCACCCAGTACAAATGAGAATTCAGGTTTGGAGAATGATGCAGAGCAGGAGGAGCATGCCACCATGTGGAAGCTAAATATTGCACTTGAGCCATTGTGGCAAGAATTGAGTGACTGTATAAGCGCCACTGAAACACAGTTGGGCCAGAGCTCTTTTTGTCCAACCATGTCCACTATAAATGTTGGGGACCATGTACAAGGTTCCTCTTCTTCATCTCCTCTGCCTCCTGGAACCCAGAGACTACTTCCTTTTATGGAGGCTTTTTTTGTTTTGTGTCAGAAGCTACAAGCAAACCACTCTATCACGCTGCAAGATCAAGCTAATGTGACTGCAAGAGAAGTCAAAGAGTCAGGTGGAAATTCAGATCCTTCAGTTACTAAATTCCATGGCTGTGGGGATTCTCAGAGGAAGCTTGATGGTGCTGTCACATTTACAAGGTTTGCCGAGAAGCATCGTCGTCTTCTGAATGCATTTATTAGACAGAATCCGGGCCTATTGGAAAAATCCCTTAGCATGATGTTGAAGGCACCAAGGCTAATTGATTTTGATAACAAGAGAGCATATTTCCGGTCAAGAATTAGGCAACAGCATGAGCAACATCTCTCTGGTCCGCTGCGAATAAGTGTTCGTCGGGCTTATGTCTTGGAGGATTCTTACAATCAGTTGAGAATGCGTCCTAATCAGGACATGAAGGGACGATTAAATGTACAATTCCAAGGGGAAGAGGGTATTGACGCTGGTGGTCTAACACGAGAATGGTATCAATTACTATCTAGGGTGATATTTGACAAAGGCGCATTGCTTTTTACTACTGTTGGAAACAATGCAACGTTCCAGCCAAACCCTAATTCTGTCTACCAGACGGAACATCTTTCTTACTTCAAGTTTGTTGGCCGTGTG GTTGCAAAGGCAGTATTTGATGGGCAACTTTTGGATGTTTATTTCACTCGATCTTTCTACAAGCACATACTTGGCGTAAAGGTGACATACCATGATATAGAAGCCGTGGATCCTGATTACTACAAGAATTTAAAATGGATGTTAGAG AATGATGTGAGTGATATTCCTGACCTGACGTTTAGCATGGATGCGGACGAAGAAAAGCATATTCTTTATGAGAAAAACCAG GTGACTGATTATGAGCTTAAACCTGGAGGAAGAAATATCAGGGTTACAGAAGAAACTAAGCACGAGTATGTAGACCTTGTAGCTGATCATATTTTGACAAATGCTATTCGTCCTCAAATCAATTCTTTCCTGGAGGGGTTCAATGAATTGGTGCCACGTGAGCTTATCTGGATTTTTAATGATAAAGAGCTTGAGCTACTTATCAGTGGTCTTCCGGAGATTGATT TGGATGACTTGAAGGCGAACACCGAGTACACTGGGTATACAGTAGCATCTAGTGTTGTGCAATGGTTTTGGGAGGTAGTTAAAAGTTTCAACAAGGAGGACATGGCAAGACTGCTTCAATTTGTGACTGGCACATCAAAG GTTCCACTGGAAGGTTTCAAAGCTTTGCAAGGCATTTCTGGTCCTCAGAGGTTTCAGATTCACAAGGCATATGGAGCTCCAGACAGGCTGCCCTCTGCTCATACATG CTTTAATCAACTAGACCTTCCTGAGTATACCTCTAAGGATCAGCTTCATGAACGATTGATGCTTGCTATTCATGAAGGGAGTGAAGGATTTGGCTTTGGTTGA